A genomic segment from Tessaracoccus defluvii encodes:
- a CDS encoding SGNH/GDSL hydrolase family protein: protein MRLLRFTLLAGLAGAALAAGTSYLLGARKINGHVVRYREHWLARPDSHPEDVLHYVALGDSAAQGVGASHAGAGYVPTIARRLAEATGRDVAITNLSVSGAVSGDVVRDQLPAFEALTFVPDVVTLDIGGNDALFTRTNTVDSFADALDRILTALPSGSFVSDVPWMVLPGWIGRSQAMTARAHELVARHDHHLVSLHERTRRAGYLGYPRHTAQDWFHPNDRGYASWADAFWDVIVASGTVERLRRPGR from the coding sequence ATGAGGCTCCTGCGTTTCACGCTGCTCGCCGGCCTGGCGGGCGCGGCGCTGGCGGCCGGGACGAGCTACCTGCTCGGTGCCCGCAAGATCAACGGCCACGTGGTGCGGTACCGCGAGCACTGGCTCGCCCGGCCCGACTCGCACCCGGAGGACGTGCTGCACTACGTCGCGCTCGGCGACTCGGCTGCGCAGGGTGTCGGCGCGTCCCATGCGGGAGCCGGCTACGTGCCCACCATCGCGCGGCGCCTGGCGGAGGCCACGGGCCGTGACGTGGCGATCACCAACCTTTCGGTGTCGGGGGCGGTCTCCGGGGACGTCGTCCGCGACCAGTTGCCGGCCTTCGAGGCCCTGACATTCGTGCCGGACGTCGTCACGCTCGACATCGGCGGCAACGACGCCCTGTTCACCCGCACCAACACCGTCGACAGCTTCGCCGACGCCCTTGACCGCATCCTGACCGCGTTGCCTTCCGGCTCGTTCGTCAGCGACGTGCCGTGGATGGTGCTCCCGGGCTGGATCGGGCGTTCCCAGGCGATGACGGCGAGGGCGCACGAACTCGTCGCGCGGCACGACCACCATCTGGTCTCCCTCCACGAGCGCACCCGCCGCGCCGGCTACCTGGGTTATCCCCGGCACACCGCCCAGGACTGGTTCCACCCGAACGACCGCGGCTATGCGTCCTGGGCCGATGCGTTCTGGGATGTCATCGTCGCGAGCGGAACCGTGGAGCGGCTGCGGCGACCCGGCCGCTGA
- a CDS encoding MmcQ/YjbR family DNA-binding protein, protein MTEHEPFDLDDPYLVRLRSLALALPGAAEKLVVGHPAFYTRKVFAYFAMSRKVDGVWENRPNTVSVVLPEDERLALLERAGASIPGYIAKSGFVSLDLDEDTDWDEIAELLEESFRQTAGVRLVRALG, encoded by the coding sequence ATGACCGAGCACGAGCCCTTCGATCTCGACGACCCGTACCTGGTGCGGCTCCGCTCCCTCGCCCTGGCGCTGCCGGGTGCCGCGGAGAAACTGGTCGTCGGCCATCCGGCGTTCTACACCCGCAAGGTATTCGCCTACTTCGCGATGAGCCGGAAGGTCGACGGCGTCTGGGAGAACCGGCCGAACACCGTCAGCGTCGTGCTCCCGGAGGACGAACGGCTCGCCCTGCTGGAGCGCGCGGGCGCATCGATCCCCGGCTACATCGCGAAATCGGGCTTCGTCTCGCTCGACCTCGACGAGGACACGGACTGGGACGAGATCGCCGAGCTGCTGGAGGAGTCGTTCCGGCAGACGGCTGGTGTGCGCCTGGTGCGGGCCTTGGGGTGA
- the udp gene encoding uridine phosphorylase: MAYSEGYEYHIHLKQGDIGRYVFLPGDPGRCEVIAQHFDNPRFVASHREHTTWAGELDGVPVAVTSTGMGGPSAAIAVEELIHVGADTFMRVGTSGAMQPETQPGNIAVINAAIRDEGTGLHYLPMEFPAVAHQDLINGLVAASSDMGRRYHVGVSQSKDSFYGQHSPDSMPVAGRLHERWDAWVKGGCLVSEMECAALFLVASTRRVRAGGVMMVMGHHDFAPMTEEEKDASQIGNLIPVAIEGMRRVIAADKVAGR; the protein is encoded by the coding sequence ATGGCCTATTCGGAGGGCTACGAATACCACATTCACCTGAAGCAGGGAGACATCGGACGCTACGTCTTCCTCCCCGGTGACCCCGGCCGTTGCGAGGTCATCGCGCAGCACTTCGACAACCCGCGCTTCGTGGCCTCGCACCGCGAGCACACCACCTGGGCGGGCGAGCTCGACGGCGTGCCCGTCGCGGTGACCTCGACGGGGATGGGCGGGCCGTCGGCCGCCATCGCCGTGGAGGAACTGATCCACGTCGGCGCCGACACATTCATGCGGGTCGGCACCTCGGGCGCCATGCAGCCCGAGACCCAGCCGGGCAACATCGCCGTCATCAACGCCGCCATCCGCGACGAAGGCACCGGGCTGCACTACCTGCCCATGGAGTTCCCGGCCGTCGCGCACCAGGACCTCATCAACGGGCTCGTCGCGGCCTCCTCTGACATGGGACGGCGCTACCACGTCGGCGTCTCCCAGTCGAAGGACTCCTTCTACGGCCAGCACTCGCCGGACTCCATGCCGGTCGCCGGCCGGCTGCACGAGCGCTGGGACGCCTGGGTCAAGGGCGGCTGCCTCGTCTCCGAGATGGAGTGCGCCGCGCTGTTCCTCGTCGCCTCGACCCGGCGGGTCCGCGCGGGCGGCGTGATGATGGTCATGGGCCACCATGACTTCGCGCCCATGACCGAGGAGGAGAAGGATGCCTCGCAGATCGGCAACCTCATCCCCGTCGCGATCGAGGGCATGCGCCGCGTGATCGCGGCGGACAAGGTCGCAGGCCGCTGA
- the rpsR gene encoding 30S ribosomal protein S18, giving the protein MAGPQRKPVNKKKIMPVKTTRVANIDYKDINTLKKFISERGKIRARRVTGLSVQDQRKIAIAVKNAREVALLPYTSSAR; this is encoded by the coding sequence ATGGCCGGTCCACAGCGCAAGCCTGTGAACAAGAAGAAGATCATGCCGGTGAAGACGACGCGAGTCGCCAACATCGACTACAAGGACATCAACACGCTCAAGAAGTTCATTTCTGAGCGTGGCAAGATCCGCGCGCGTCGCGTCACGGGCCTCTCGGTCCAGGACCAGCGCAAGATCGCCATCGCCGTCAAGAACGCTCGTGAGGTGGCCCTGCTGCCGTACACGTCGAGCGCTCGCTGA
- a CDS encoding M48 family metallopeptidase, with translation MSDSSIGRPRTTLKGISSRAWEHPADRGALVALRKLKGFDTILRRFSAFLNERAVKMMLLGSAVRVSDRQFPRLQRLYADAAVALDVQELPELYVQASPIFNAMTIGIDKPKIVLNSALIDLLDDEELRFVMGHELGHALSGHALYRTLLQYLILFGSTLTSVPFGGIGLLALRTALGEWARKAELSADRAGLLATQDVQSAIRVNMKLASGGHLPDLDQTEFLAQAKDYEESDDLGDSIMKLILVNDATHPMNVVRAAEIRRWVDSGAYGEILAGTYPRREDDKDAKISDEAAAAAKSYADRFQESEDSLAKLGRDIGGGLSDLGKWVGGRLRSE, from the coding sequence ATGAGTGATTCCTCCATTGGACGTCCCCGCACCACCCTCAAGGGCATCTCGAGCCGCGCCTGGGAGCACCCGGCCGACCGTGGGGCGCTCGTCGCGCTGCGGAAGCTGAAGGGCTTCGACACGATCCTGCGCCGGTTCTCCGCCTTCCTCAACGAGCGGGCCGTGAAGATGATGCTGCTGGGGTCGGCGGTCCGGGTCAGCGACCGGCAGTTCCCGCGGCTGCAGCGGCTCTACGCCGACGCCGCCGTCGCACTCGACGTGCAGGAACTGCCGGAGCTGTACGTCCAGGCCTCGCCGATCTTCAACGCCATGACGATCGGCATCGACAAGCCGAAGATCGTCCTCAACTCTGCGCTCATCGACCTCCTCGACGACGAGGAGCTGCGGTTCGTCATGGGACACGAGCTGGGGCACGCGCTGAGCGGGCACGCGCTCTACCGCACGCTGCTGCAGTACCTGATCCTGTTCGGCAGCACGCTGACCTCCGTCCCGTTCGGCGGGATCGGGCTGCTGGCGCTCCGCACGGCGCTGGGGGAGTGGGCCCGCAAGGCCGAGCTGTCGGCCGACAGGGCGGGTCTTCTGGCCACGCAGGACGTGCAGTCGGCGATCCGGGTGAACATGAAGCTCGCCTCGGGCGGACACCTGCCCGATCTCGACCAGACGGAGTTCCTGGCGCAGGCGAAGGACTATGAGGAGTCCGACGACCTGGGCGACTCGATCATGAAGCTGATCCTGGTCAACGACGCCACCCATCCGATGAACGTGGTTCGGGCGGCCGAAATCCGTCGCTGGGTCGACTCGGGCGCCTACGGCGAGATCCTGGCCGGCACCTACCCGCGGCGCGAGGACGACAAGGACGCCAAGATCTCGGACGAGGCGGCGGCCGCGGCGAAGTCGTACGCCGACCGGTTCCAGGAGAGCGAGGACTCGCTGGCGAAGCTGGGCCGCGACATCGGCGGCGGGCTCAGCGACCTGGGCAAGTGGGTGGGCGGCAGGCTCCGCAGCGAGTAG
- a CDS encoding single-stranded DNA-binding protein, with protein sequence MAGETPITLIGNLTADPELRFTPNGAAVANFTVASTPRTFDRQTNEWKDGDAMFLNCSVWRQYAENVAESLTKGMRVIVSGRLKSRSYETREGERRTVFEVDVDEVGPALRYATAKVTRTQGGGSGGGGNWQGNQGGGAPQQPQGNDPWASSGSAAGGGNRAGNDPWAQSQPEEPPF encoded by the coding sequence ATGGCAGGCGAGACTCCCATCACGCTCATCGGCAACCTGACCGCCGATCCTGAGCTTCGCTTCACCCCTAATGGGGCCGCAGTCGCGAACTTCACGGTCGCGTCGACCCCCCGCACGTTCGATCGTCAGACGAACGAGTGGAAGGACGGCGACGCCATGTTCCTCAATTGCTCGGTCTGGCGTCAGTACGCCGAGAACGTGGCCGAATCCCTCACCAAGGGGATGCGGGTCATCGTTTCCGGTCGGCTGAAGTCGCGCAGCTACGAAACCCGTGAGGGTGAGCGGCGCACCGTGTTCGAGGTCGATGTCGACGAGGTTGGTCCCGCTCTGCGGTACGCCACCGCCAAGGTCACCCGCACACAGGGTGGCGGTTCCGGTGGCGGCGGCAACTGGCAGGGCAATCAGGGCGGCGGCGCTCCGCAGCAGCCGCAGGGCAACGATCCGTGGGCGAGCTCCGGCTCCGCCGCCGGTGGTGGCAACAGGGCCGGTAACGACCCCTGGGCCCAGTCGCAGCCCGAAGAGCCCCCGTTCTGA
- the rpsF gene encoding 30S ribosomal protein S6: MRKYEIMVLVRPEVDDRQVPALIEKHLEVITKGGGTVDNTDVWGRRRLAYDIRIETNLKITEASYVVLQVSTEPATVAEMDRLMTIDERIVRTKVLRLES; the protein is encoded by the coding sequence ATGCGTAAGTACGAAATCATGGTTCTCGTTCGTCCCGAAGTCGACGATCGCCAGGTTCCCGCGCTCATCGAGAAGCACCTTGAGGTCATCACCAAGGGTGGTGGCACCGTCGACAACACCGATGTCTGGGGCCGTCGCCGGCTCGCCTACGACATCCGTATCGAGACGAACCTCAAGATCACCGAGGCTTCCTACGTCGTTCTCCAGGTCTCCACGGAGCCCGCGACCGTTGCCGAGATGGATCGTCTGATGACCATCGACGAGCGGATCGTGCGCACCAAGGTTCTCCGACTCGAGAGCTGA
- the rplI gene encoding 50S ribosomal protein L9, protein MKLILTSTVDKLGIAGDIVEVKDGYGRNYLLPGGKAIRWTRGNEKQIDGIKRARDAREVRGVAHAQELRAQLEGLTVQIPARVSEQGHLFGAVTANDIAVAVKRAGGPTIDKRSVSFAKPVKAVGAHVAAVKLHGAVTAHVPFEVVAQ, encoded by the coding sequence ATGAAGCTCATTCTGACCAGCACCGTTGACAAGCTCGGCATCGCCGGCGACATCGTCGAGGTCAAGGACGGCTACGGCCGTAACTACCTCCTTCCCGGCGGGAAGGCGATCCGCTGGACCCGGGGCAACGAGAAGCAGATCGACGGCATCAAGCGCGCCCGTGACGCCCGCGAGGTTCGCGGCGTCGCCCACGCGCAGGAGCTCCGCGCTCAGCTTGAGGGCCTCACCGTCCAGATCCCGGCGCGCGTCTCCGAGCAGGGTCACCTGTTCGGCGCCGTCACCGCCAACGACATTGCCGTTGCCGTGAAGCGGGCCGGTGGCCCGACGATCGACAAGCGCTCCGTGTCCTTCGCCAAGCCGGTGAAGGCTGTCGGCGCGCACGTCGCGGCCGTCAAGCTGCACGGCGCCGTCACTGCGCACGTCCCGTTCGAGGTCGTCGCCCAGTGA
- a CDS encoding DUF2087 domain-containing protein, giving the protein MDVDDKVALLKTIADATRLRILGLLATRPHTGVELTVALDLTAPTISHHLHRLRDAGIVTATADGQRRHWSINTGLLADVSAPDAAAAGPVDPAQAKVVATFFDGERLRSIPTKRKARVAVLLELLRRFEPGRRYAEREVNDILRQAHDDVALLRRELVDYRYLRRARSMYWVNEEPLERSANEAQEVPAGESDWLAALIADATP; this is encoded by the coding sequence ATGGACGTCGACGACAAGGTCGCCCTCCTCAAGACGATCGCCGACGCGACACGGCTGCGGATCCTCGGTCTCCTCGCCACCCGCCCCCACACAGGCGTCGAGCTGACGGTGGCCCTCGACCTGACGGCGCCGACGATCAGCCACCACCTGCACCGGCTGCGCGACGCGGGCATCGTCACGGCCACCGCCGACGGGCAGCGCCGCCACTGGTCGATCAACACAGGTCTCCTCGCCGACGTGTCTGCGCCGGACGCCGCCGCGGCAGGGCCCGTTGACCCCGCGCAGGCGAAGGTGGTGGCCACCTTCTTCGACGGCGAGCGCCTGCGCTCGATCCCGACGAAACGCAAGGCCCGCGTCGCCGTCCTGCTCGAGTTGCTGCGCCGCTTCGAGCCCGGCCGGCGCTACGCAGAGCGGGAGGTCAACGACATCCTGCGCCAGGCCCACGACGACGTCGCACTGCTGCGCCGCGAACTCGTCGACTACCGCTACCTGCGCAGGGCGCGCAGCATGTACTGGGTCAACGAGGAGCCGCTGGAACGCTCCGCGAACGAGGCTCAGGAGGTGCCCGCAGGGGAGTCGGACTGGCTGGCGGCGCTGATCGCCGACGCGACCCCCTGA
- a CDS encoding ABC-F family ATP-binding cassette domain-containing protein: MPFSPAVVVDGLSYHLPDGTVILDAVSATFPAARTGLIGDNGSGKTTLLRLIGGRLRPTDGSVRVSGRVYTVPQRLTVAGTVADLLGIAGTVAGLRAIEAGSVAQQHFDAVGDDWDVEARAAAELTRIGLPDDPGFLGRGAATLSGGEATRIALAGACLALADVTLLDEPTNNLDARTRAWLYDELERWDGALIVVSHDRELLERVDGLVDLTRRGAVSFGGPFSAYEAYRAELREAAERGLRAAEAELDRARRQAQTELQRQAQRDRSARRELARGNVSKGAADFYQNRAEKGAGSKTVAHQQAVLDAQAARTEADDRARQPDTIRIPLPMTTVPAGKEVLRLRVGETRLDVVGPERIRLVGDNGSGKSTLLALVLGLDGDEPWRRAVLDGVSLDLAPAVAVGMLAQNLDGLDRFPSAIEAVRDAAPSRTPHDARALLARFLIRGDRADQPPSTMSGGERFRVGLARTLFADPAPQLLILDEPTNNLDLASVEQLVGALEDYRGALLVVTHDGHLASRLRVERQWEATRQAGPLKVADRLIG, encoded by the coding sequence ATGCCCTTCTCCCCTGCCGTCGTCGTCGACGGCCTCAGCTATCACCTTCCCGACGGGACCGTCATCCTCGACGCCGTCTCGGCCACCTTTCCCGCTGCCCGCACCGGCCTGATCGGCGACAACGGCTCCGGCAAGACCACCCTGCTGCGTCTCATCGGCGGCAGGCTGCGCCCCACCGACGGCAGCGTGCGGGTGTCCGGTCGGGTCTACACCGTGCCGCAACGGCTGACGGTGGCAGGCACCGTCGCCGACCTGCTCGGCATCGCCGGGACCGTGGCGGGGCTGCGGGCCATCGAGGCCGGCTCGGTCGCGCAGCAGCACTTCGACGCCGTCGGCGACGACTGGGACGTCGAGGCGCGCGCCGCCGCCGAACTCACGCGGATCGGGTTGCCCGACGATCCCGGCTTCCTCGGCCGCGGGGCCGCCACGCTCTCCGGCGGCGAGGCGACGCGGATCGCCCTCGCCGGCGCCTGCCTCGCCCTGGCCGACGTGACACTGCTCGACGAGCCGACCAACAACCTCGACGCCAGGACCCGCGCCTGGCTGTACGACGAACTGGAACGGTGGGACGGCGCGTTGATCGTGGTCAGCCACGACCGCGAACTCCTGGAGCGCGTGGATGGGCTGGTGGACCTGACCCGGCGCGGCGCCGTCTCCTTCGGGGGCCCGTTCAGCGCCTATGAGGCGTACCGCGCCGAGCTGCGGGAGGCAGCGGAGCGAGGTTTGCGCGCCGCAGAGGCAGAGCTGGACCGGGCCCGACGGCAGGCGCAGACCGAGCTCCAGCGCCAGGCTCAGCGGGACCGCTCCGCCCGGCGGGAACTGGCCCGCGGCAACGTGTCGAAGGGCGCCGCCGACTTCTACCAGAACCGCGCGGAGAAGGGCGCGGGCTCGAAGACGGTCGCACACCAGCAGGCGGTGCTGGACGCCCAGGCCGCCCGCACGGAGGCCGACGACAGGGCCCGCCAGCCCGACACGATCCGCATCCCCCTGCCGATGACGACGGTGCCGGCGGGCAAGGAGGTGCTCCGCCTCCGGGTGGGAGAGACCCGCCTGGACGTGGTCGGCCCCGAGCGGATCCGGCTGGTCGGCGACAACGGCTCCGGCAAGTCCACCCTGCTCGCGCTGGTGCTCGGGCTGGACGGTGACGAGCCGTGGCGGCGCGCGGTGCTGGACGGCGTCAGCCTGGACCTGGCCCCCGCCGTGGCGGTCGGCATGTTGGCACAGAACCTCGACGGCCTCGACCGGTTCCCGAGCGCCATCGAGGCGGTGCGTGACGCGGCCCCGTCGCGCACCCCGCACGACGCCCGCGCGTTGCTCGCCAGGTTCCTGATCCGCGGCGATCGCGCTGACCAGCCGCCGTCGACGATGTCGGGCGGCGAACGGTTCCGCGTCGGCCTCGCCCGGACGCTGTTCGCCGACCCGGCCCCGCAGCTGCTCATCCTCGACGAACCCACGAACAACCTGGATCTGGCGTCGGTGGAGCAGTTGGTCGGGGCCCTGGAGGACTACCGCGGGGCTCTGCTCGTCGTCACCCATGACGGACACCTGGCCAGCAGGCTGCGGGTAGAGCGCCAGTGGGAGGCCACCCGGCAAGCCGGTCCGCTCAAGGTGGCGGACCGGCTCATCGGGTGA
- a CDS encoding rhodanese-like domain-containing protein has protein sequence MGLLDFLGKKPLDGLTVEETLIALSKGAILIDVRTQPEYEAGHAPGARPVDPKSLASEPLDAIHGDDPLADRDAAVVVICDNGLRSSLAARALREQGVLAESVAGGLRAWAKDGNPVIPGPYRRRR, from the coding sequence ATGGGACTGCTCGACTTCCTCGGCAAGAAACCCCTCGATGGGCTCACCGTCGAGGAGACACTGATCGCGCTCAGCAAGGGCGCCATCCTCATCGATGTGCGCACACAACCCGAGTACGAGGCCGGACATGCGCCGGGGGCCCGGCCCGTCGACCCGAAGTCGCTGGCGAGTGAGCCGCTGGACGCGATCCACGGCGACGACCCTCTGGCGGACCGGGATGCGGCCGTCGTCGTCATCTGCGACAACGGGCTGCGGTCCTCGCTGGCGGCGCGGGCGTTGCGGGAGCAGGGGGTGCTGGCCGAGTCGGTCGCCGGCGGACTGCGTGCCTGGGCCAAGGACGGCAACCCGGTGATCCCCGGGCCCTACCGGCGACGCAGATGA
- a CDS encoding alpha/beta hydrolase, producing the protein MRSFTVDLNPDRDVTLHATVYDLPAVAERPTSLEDPRPAVIICPGGGYTFLSQRETDPPAAAFLAAGFDTFVLRYSIGVHATGPNPAIDVARAVRWVRLHAADLGVDPDRIAVLGFSAGGHVAAMSATTWNNPALAAQERAEYEALSARGVEANAGLMTVSSRPDAVLPAYAVFNFDWKPDDFVAIGVEYQDCIAAVTDEVPPVFLWTTDEDQTVPPSQSLRFAQALSAACVPFEYHHFQRRVHGLATGTQVANNDRPPLPENVSAWVGLATAWLRATWAAR; encoded by the coding sequence ATGCGTTCCTTCACCGTCGACCTCAACCCCGATCGCGACGTGACCCTCCACGCCACCGTCTACGATCTCCCGGCCGTCGCCGAGCGGCCGACATCGCTGGAGGATCCGAGGCCGGCGGTGATCATCTGCCCCGGCGGCGGCTATACATTCCTCTCGCAGCGGGAGACCGACCCGCCCGCCGCCGCCTTCCTGGCAGCGGGCTTCGACACGTTCGTCCTGCGCTACTCGATCGGCGTCCACGCCACGGGTCCGAACCCCGCCATCGACGTCGCCAGAGCCGTCCGCTGGGTGCGCCTGCACGCGGCCGACCTGGGGGTCGACCCCGACAGGATCGCCGTCCTCGGCTTCTCCGCCGGCGGGCACGTCGCCGCCATGAGCGCGACGACCTGGAACAACCCGGCCCTCGCCGCCCAGGAGCGGGCCGAATACGAGGCCCTCTCCGCCCGCGGGGTGGAGGCCAACGCGGGGCTCATGACGGTGAGCTCGCGCCCCGACGCCGTGCTGCCCGCCTACGCCGTCTTCAACTTCGACTGGAAACCCGACGACTTCGTCGCGATCGGCGTCGAGTACCAGGACTGCATCGCCGCCGTCACCGACGAGGTGCCGCCCGTCTTCCTGTGGACGACCGACGAGGACCAGACGGTCCCGCCGAGCCAGTCGCTGCGCTTCGCACAGGCACTGTCCGCCGCGTGCGTGCCGTTCGAGTACCACCACTTCCAGCGCAGGGTGCACGGCCTCGCCACGGGGACCCAGGTGGCCAACAACGACCGGCCGCCCCTGCCGGAGAATGTCTCGGCCTGGGTAGGGCTCGCGACGGCCTGGCTCCGCGCCACCTGGGCCGCCCGATGA